From the genome of Hydrogenophilus thermoluteolus, one region includes:
- the fliE gene encoding flagellar hook-basal body complex protein FliE — MDTNAINQLLAQMQQAQALAKGTSAAQQPEAERGTTDFAQVLDQALKEVSAQSAEAKAQAERFVAGDPNVNLADVMVDLEKASLSFNQMVQVRNRLVSAYQDIMNMPV, encoded by the coding sequence ATGGACACCAACGCGATCAACCAATTGCTCGCTCAAATGCAACAGGCACAAGCGCTCGCGAAAGGGACATCGGCTGCGCAACAGCCAGAAGCGGAGCGTGGGACGACCGATTTTGCCCAAGTCCTGGACCAAGCGCTCAAAGAGGTGAGCGCGCAATCGGCCGAGGCGAAAGCGCAAGCCGAACGGTTCGTTGCGGGGGACCCCAACGTCAATCTGGCCGACGTGATGGTCGACCTGGAAAAAGCGTCCCTTTCGTTCAATCAAATGGTTCAGGTGCGTAACCGGTTGGTGAGTGCCTATCAGGACATCATGAATATGCCGGTTTGA
- a CDS encoding two-component system sensor histidine kinase NtrB, which translates to MTQAPSAFSVKQPDAAGMTPEQLAAAFAEFMRASDRLTAAYAQLEARAERLTERLDVLMQALPVAVVVLNAEGEVVEANETARQWFGTALTVGTAWQRFAQQLRPTEAPDEVLWSAPDGEKRLTLTWSQLPDQGGELVVVQDVTEATRLREAMARQERLAAMGELVAGLAHQLRTPLAAALLFLDHLTTPGLDEARRIELAGRVKARLHRMEQLIADMLIFARGGLKAREPISLPHLFTQWWSTVEPLAQAQKVVLERLFAPQADAPVVIGDERALLGALINLAENALAVQQGQAAAWVGLGARATADQWEIVVADHGPGIPDALRARLFTPFFTTRPDGTGLGLAIAHEVVTAHGGTIEVRSEPGEGTTFIVRLPCTVRSRDV; encoded by the coding sequence ATGACACAAGCACCAAGCGCCTTTTCTGTGAAACAGCCGGACGCCGCGGGTATGACGCCGGAACAGTTGGCTGCGGCGTTCGCGGAATTCATGCGTGCTTCCGACCGTCTCACCGCGGCGTATGCTCAGTTGGAGGCGCGCGCGGAACGGCTCACCGAACGGCTCGACGTCTTGATGCAAGCGTTGCCGGTGGCGGTGGTGGTGTTGAACGCCGAAGGGGAGGTTGTCGAAGCGAACGAAACGGCGCGGCAATGGTTCGGAACGGCGCTCACAGTTGGAACCGCCTGGCAGCGCTTCGCGCAGCAATTGCGGCCGACTGAAGCCCCTGACGAGGTCTTGTGGTCGGCGCCGGATGGGGAGAAACGGCTGACGCTCACCTGGTCGCAGCTCCCCGACCAAGGCGGGGAGCTCGTCGTGGTGCAGGATGTCACCGAGGCCACTCGGCTGCGCGAAGCGATGGCGCGGCAGGAGCGCTTGGCAGCGATGGGGGAGTTGGTTGCCGGGCTTGCCCATCAGTTGCGAACCCCGCTTGCTGCGGCGCTGCTGTTTCTCGATCATTTGACGACACCTGGGCTCGACGAAGCGCGTCGCATTGAACTGGCAGGGCGGGTCAAGGCACGGTTGCACCGTATGGAGCAATTGATTGCCGATATGCTGATTTTTGCCCGCGGGGGGCTGAAAGCGCGGGAACCGATCTCGCTCCCCCATCTTTTTACGCAGTGGTGGTCGACTGTCGAGCCCTTAGCCCAGGCGCAAAAAGTCGTGCTCGAACGGTTGTTCGCACCGCAAGCGGATGCACCGGTGGTGATCGGCGACGAACGGGCCCTTTTAGGGGCGTTGATCAACCTTGCCGAGAACGCCCTTGCCGTGCAACAAGGGCAGGCAGCGGCATGGGTGGGTCTGGGGGCGCGTGCGACTGCAGACCAGTGGGAAATCGTCGTTGCCGACCATGGGCCGGGCATTCCAGACGCTTTGCGGGCGCGACTCTTTACCCCTTTTTTTACGACGCGTCCTGATGGCACCGGGTTGGGTCTGGCGATCGCGCACGAAGTGGTCACCGCGCACGGCGGAACCATCGAGGTGCGTTCGGAACCGGGCGAAGGGACCACATTTATCGTTCGACTCCCTTGTACCGTGAGGAGCCGTGATGTCTGA
- a CDS encoding EscU/YscU/HrcU family type III secretion system export apparatus switch protein produces MAERNDTRDSRSQAASRPAAVALKYQPGDDAPRVVAKGQGIVAQQIIEKAKEAGVFVHESPELLKLLIGLDLDARIPPELYVTVAELLAWVYRVEQQKKGIMDKL; encoded by the coding sequence ATGGCCGAACGAAACGATACCCGCGATAGCCGCTCCCAAGCTGCTTCCCGCCCCGCCGCGGTTGCGCTCAAATATCAACCGGGCGACGATGCGCCCCGTGTCGTCGCCAAAGGTCAAGGGATCGTCGCGCAACAGATCATCGAGAAAGCCAAAGAAGCGGGAGTTTTCGTCCATGAATCCCCAGAGCTGTTGAAGCTCCTGATCGGGCTCGACCTGGACGCGCGCATTCCGCCAGAGCTCTATGTCACGGTTGCCGAACTCTTGGCATGGGTGTACCGTGTAGAGCAGCAGAAAAAAGGGATCATGGACAAATTGTGA
- a CDS encoding flagellar brake protein, whose amino-acid sequence MSSTQEPLRLVDFDRYADHIVTHPKEIDFILRNLWQQRTNLGLFVAQRYVMPTQIVGLADHALFFDLSQNEALNQSVVEKPAVCQGKLDGILTQFAVESLRLAHYQGTRAFQAPRPTGILRLQRREYFRVHVPLSHNVVCKVNTAPPGAPPHLVPFRVLDVSNGGVAILIPPASLKVVPGHIFHDSILVIPTVEPLVVSLEVRNVYHVTNRLGQYVERAGCRFINLPPAVEKALQRYIFTVQREMRLHDNRVS is encoded by the coding sequence ATGAGTTCAACCCAGGAACCGTTGCGTTTGGTCGACTTCGATCGCTACGCCGATCACATCGTCACGCATCCGAAAGAGATCGATTTCATTTTGCGCAACTTATGGCAGCAACGGACGAACCTCGGTCTTTTCGTCGCGCAGCGCTATGTGATGCCCACCCAGATCGTTGGCTTGGCGGACCACGCGTTGTTCTTCGATCTCAGCCAAAATGAAGCGCTCAACCAAAGCGTAGTGGAAAAACCGGCGGTTTGCCAGGGAAAACTCGACGGCATATTGACCCAATTCGCGGTCGAATCGTTGCGTTTAGCGCATTACCAAGGCACGCGCGCCTTTCAAGCGCCACGACCAACAGGAATCCTCCGGCTGCAGCGTCGCGAATATTTCCGCGTCCATGTACCACTATCCCACAACGTCGTGTGTAAAGTGAATACCGCTCCGCCCGGTGCGCCACCGCACCTCGTCCCGTTTCGCGTGCTCGACGTCAGCAATGGCGGTGTGGCGATCCTCATCCCGCCCGCTTCGTTGAAGGTCGTGCCGGGTCACATCTTTCACGATTCGATTCTGGTGATCCCTACGGTCGAACCGCTCGTGGTTTCCTTGGAAGTGCGTAACGTCTACCACGTCACCAACCGCCTGGGGCAGTACGTGGAGCGAGCGGGGTGTCGCTTCATCAACCTGCCACCCGCTGTCGAAAAAGCATTGCAGCGCTATATCTTTACCGTTCAGCGCGAAATGCGCCTTCACGACAATCGCGTTTCCTGA
- a CDS encoding sigma-54-dependent transcriptional regulator, giving the protein MSEHSLPILIVEDDPDLREALELILTAQGYRVLVAASGPEALELLDRHAVAMVVTDLKMVPMDGLALLDAVRQKLPHLPVALMTAYGDVPAAVRAMKSGACEFLLKPFESRQLLAVIERYAQWGGSAVVADLIAEDPKTQAVRTLAERVAATDATVLLTGESGVGKEVFARLIHAISLRKTGPFVAINCAAIPESLLEATLFGHEKGAFTGAATAQPGKFEQAQGGTILLDEISEMPLLLQAKLLRVLQEKEVERLGGKKAIPLDVRVIATTNRNLSDEVAAGRFREDLFYRLNVFPIAIPPLRDRPADIVPLARYFLSRLAAEWGRVVPGITEEAERILLTYSWPGNVRELHNTLQRALILAPGNVIDGKTLRHCLPNDAPVTDGLDPVEKRATPQWVAGKQAEGDSLPRRDTRTNENGQSAVSLRDWEREQILRILAEEGGSRKRAAQRLGMPERTLRYRLRKYREAGFDVPEA; this is encoded by the coding sequence ATGTCTGAGCATTCGCTCCCGATCCTAATCGTCGAAGACGACCCCGATTTGCGTGAAGCGCTGGAGCTGATCCTGACGGCGCAAGGGTATCGGGTGTTGGTGGCTGCATCCGGACCCGAAGCGCTCGAACTACTCGATCGCCATGCCGTGGCCATGGTGGTCACCGATCTCAAGATGGTGCCGATGGACGGGTTGGCACTGCTCGATGCGGTCCGGCAAAAATTGCCGCACTTGCCGGTGGCGCTCATGACCGCGTATGGAGACGTTCCTGCAGCGGTACGCGCGATGAAAAGCGGCGCGTGTGAATTTCTATTGAAACCGTTCGAAAGTCGGCAACTTTTAGCGGTGATCGAACGCTACGCGCAGTGGGGCGGCAGCGCCGTGGTTGCCGACCTGATCGCAGAGGATCCGAAAACCCAAGCGGTGCGCACGCTTGCCGAACGCGTTGCCGCAACCGACGCCACGGTTCTGCTCACGGGGGAATCGGGCGTTGGGAAAGAGGTGTTTGCGCGGCTGATTCATGCGATTTCCCTGCGCAAAACCGGGCCGTTCGTCGCGATCAACTGCGCGGCGATCCCCGAATCTTTGCTCGAAGCGACGCTCTTTGGTCATGAGAAAGGAGCCTTTACCGGTGCGGCCACGGCGCAGCCCGGAAAATTCGAGCAGGCGCAAGGGGGAACGATCCTGCTGGATGAGATTTCTGAAATGCCGCTCTTGCTGCAAGCGAAGCTCCTTCGGGTACTGCAAGAAAAAGAGGTCGAGCGCTTGGGCGGAAAAAAGGCGATTCCGCTCGACGTTCGGGTCATTGCCACCACCAACCGCAATCTGTCCGACGAAGTCGCGGCCGGGCGATTCCGGGAGGACCTCTTTTACCGTCTGAACGTGTTTCCTATTGCGATCCCGCCGTTACGCGATCGGCCCGCGGATATCGTTCCCTTGGCGCGCTATTTTCTTTCGCGCCTGGCTGCGGAATGGGGGCGGGTGGTTCCCGGGATCACCGAAGAAGCGGAACGAATCTTGCTTACTTATTCGTGGCCGGGCAACGTGCGTGAACTCCACAATACCCTGCAACGCGCGCTGATCCTTGCGCCGGGTAACGTGATCGACGGGAAGACGTTGCGCCACTGTTTGCCGAACGATGCCCCAGTAACAGACGGCCTTGATCCGGTAGAAAAACGCGCCACGCCCCAATGGGTAGCGGGCAAGCAGGCCGAAGGCGATTCCCTGCCGCGGCGTGATACCCGGACGAACGAAAATGGCCAAAGTGCGGTATCGTTACGGGATTGGGAGCGGGAACAAATCTTACGGATCCTTGCCGAAGAGGGAGGGTCCCGAAAACGGGCGGCGCAACGGCTGGGCATGCCCGAAAGGACGTTGCGTTACCGGTTGCGGAAGTACCGCGAAGCGGGGTTCGACGTCCCCGAAGCCTGA